A stretch of Equus caballus isolate H_3958 breed thoroughbred chromosome 11, TB-T2T, whole genome shotgun sequence DNA encodes these proteins:
- the SLC4A1 gene encoding band 3 anion transport protein, producing MDDSQENPEEIEVIVEEDYEGPGIITSPPEAIMEEDYEGPGVSMSQPEEPVAHPTERTAADHHTITHPGTGEVYVELQELVMDGKNRELQWMEAARWVRLEENLGEDGAWGRPHLSYLNFWSLLDLQRAFAKGSVLLDLSETSLAGVAEKLLDRFIYDGLIRPQYREDLLWVLLLKHSHARDLKELDGVKPTVLTPSGGTLQPLLPEHPSLETQLFCAQGEGDTEESSPSGILEKISPDSEAALVLVGRISFLEKPVLGFVRLREAVELEATVEPSVPVRFLLVLLGPEAPHTDYTQLGRAAATLMSERVFLNEANTAQSKEELVRSLEGFLDCSLVLPPLDAPSKQALLSLVPVQRELLRRRYLPSPAKPDPSFYKSLDLGRGPGVPSGPEDPLQRTGYLFGGLVHDIKRRYPHYLSDITDALSPSVLAVVFFIYFAALSPAITFGGLLGEKTYNQIGVSELLLSTALQGIIFCLLGAQPLLVIGFSGPLLVFEEAFFSFCDRQGLEYIVGRVWIGFWLILLVVLVVAFEGSVLVRFISRYTQEIFSFLISLIFIYETFSKLVKIFQEHPLQRNYDQNVITEPKPQAPMPNTALLSLVLMAGTFSIAMMLRKFKNSTYLPGKLRRIIGDFGIPISALIMIMVDFLIQDTYTQKLSVPEGFSVSNTSFRGWLIHPLGLYTRFPTWMMFASVLPAMLVFILIFLESQITTLIISKPERRMVKGSGFHLDLLLIMGMGGLAPLFGMPWLSATTVRTITHANALTDVAKASTPGAEAQIQVREQRISGLLVALLLGLSILMGPVLRRIPLAVLFGIFLYMGVTSLSGIQFFDRILLLFKPQQYHPDVPYVTRVKTWRMHLFTITQIICVVVLWVVKTFPDSSLALPFVLILTVPLRHFLLPMIFRNLELQCLDADDAKAIFDEEEGQDEYDEATMAV from the exons ATGGATGATTCCCAG GAGAATCCTGAAGAGATAGAGGTGATTGTGGAGGAGGATTATGAAGGCCCAGGTATCATTACATCCCCGCCGGAGGCGATTATGGAGGAGGATTATGAAGGCCCAGGTGTCTCTATGTCTCAGCCGGAGGAGCCAGTAG CTCACCCCACCGAGCGGACAGCTGCAGACCACCACACCATCACGCACCCAGGCACCGGTGAG GTCTACGTGGAGCTGCAGGAACTGGTGATGGACGGGAAGAACCGGGAGCTGCAGTGGATGGAGGCAGCGCGCTGGGTGCGACTGGAGGAGAACCTGGGGGAGGACGGGGCCTGGGGCCGCCCACACCTGTCTTACCTCAACTTCTGGAGCCTCCTGGACCTGCAGAGAGCCTTTGCCAAGG GTTCTGTCCTCCTGGACCTGTCAGAGACCTCCCTGGCCGGGGTGGCCGAGAAGCTGCTGGACCGCTTTATCTATGATGGGCTGATTCGGCCTCAGTATCGAGAAGACCTGCTCTGGGTCCTGTTGCTCAAACACAG CCATGCCAGAGACCTAAAGGAGCTAGATGGTGTGAAGCCCACGGTCCTGACACCTTCTGGGGGCACTTTACAGCCTCTGCTTCCCGAACACCCTTCGCTGGAGACACAGCTCTTCTGTGCACAG GGAGAGGGGGACACAGAAGAGAGCTCGCCATCTGGAATTCTAGAAAAGATATCCCCGGATTCAGAGGCCGCCCTGGTGTTAGTGG GCCGCATCTCCTTCCTGGAGAAGCCAGTGCTGGGCTTTGTGCGGCTGCGGGAAGCTGTGGAGCTGGAGGCCACCGTGGAGCCCTCCGTGCCTGTGCGCTTCCTCCTTGTGTTGCTGGGACCCGAGGCGCCCCACACGGACTACACTCAGCTCGGTCGGGCTGCTGCCACCCTCATGTCggagaga GTGTTCCTCAATGAGGCAAACACGGCCCAGAGCAAGGAGGAGCTGGTGCGCTCCCTAGAGGGCTTCCTGGACTGCAGCCTGGTGCTGCCTCCCTTGGATGCCCCCTCGAAGCAGGCGCTGCTGAGTCTGGTGCCTGTGCAGAGGGAGCTGCTGCGGAGACGCTACCTGCCCAGCCCTGCGAAGCCGGACCCCAGCTTCTACAAGAGCCTAG ATTTGGGTAGGGGTCCAGGGGTCCCTAGTGGCCCAGAGGACCCTCTGCAGCGGACAGGCTATCTCTTCGGGGGCCTGGTGCATGACATCAAGCGCCGCTACCCCCACTACTTGAGTGACATCACAGACGCGCTCAGCCCCTCCGTCCTGGCTGTCGTCTTCTTCATCTACTTTGCCGCCCTGTCACCTGCTATCACCTTTGGCGGCCTCCTGG GAGAAAAGACATACAACCAGATAGGAGTGTCAGAGCTGCTCTTGTCCACTGCACTGCAGGGCATCATCTTCTGCCTGCTGGGGGCTCAGCCCCTGCTTGTGATTGGCTTCTCAGGACCCCTGCTCGTATTTGAGGAAGCCTTCTTCTCG TTCTGCGACAGGCAAGGCCTGGAGTACATCGTGGGCCGTGTGTGGATCGGCTTCTGGCTCATCCTGCTGGTGGTGCTCGTGGTGGCCTTTGAGGGCAGTGTCCTGGTCCGCTTCATCTCCCGCTACACCCAGGAGATCTTCTCCTTCCTCATCTCCCTCATCTTCATCTATGAGACCTTCAGCAAGCTGGTCAAG ATCTTCCAGGAGCACCCACTACAGAGGAATTATGACCAGAATGTGATCACAGAGCCCAAACCTCAGGCCCCCATGCCTAACACAGCCCTCCTCTCCCTTGTTCTCATGGCCGGCACCTTCTCCATTGCCATGATGCTGCGCAAGTTCAAGAACAGCACCTACCTCCCCGGCAAG CTGCGACGGATAATCGGGGACTTTGGGATTCCTATCTCTGCCCTGATCATGATCATGGTGGATTTCCTCATCCAGGATACCTACACCCAG AAACTCAGTGTGCCTGAAGGTTTCTCGGTGTCCAACACCTCGTTCCGGGGCTGGCTCATCCACCCACTGGGCTTGTATACCCGTTTCCCGACGTGGATGATGTTTGCCTCGGTCCTGCCTGCCATGCTGGTCTTCATCCTCATCTTCCTTGAGTCCCAGATCACCAC GCTGATTATCAGCAAACCAGAGCGCAGGATGGTCAAGGGCTCCGGCTTCCACCTGGACCTGCTACTGATTATGGGCATGGGCGGGCTGGCCCCCCTCTTTGGGATGCCCTGGCTCAGTGCCACCACTGTGCGTACTATCACCCACGCCAATGCCCTCACCGATGTGGCTAAGGCCAGCACCCCAGGGGCTGAAGCCCAGATCCAGGTCAGGGAGCAGCGGATCAGCGGGCTCCTGGTCGCTTTGCTTTTGG GCTTGTCCATCCTCATGGGACCCGTCCTGCGTCGCATCCCCCTGGCTGTGCTGTTTGGCATCTTCCTCTACATGGGGGTCACATCCCTCAGCGGCATCCAGTTCTTTGACCGCATCTTGCTTCTGTTCAAGCCGCAGCAGTACCACCCGGATGTGCCCTACGTCACGCGG GTAAAGACCTGGCGCATGCACTTGTTCACGATCACCCAGATCATCTGCGTGGTGGTGCTGTGGGTGGTGAAGACCTTCCCGGACAGCTCACTGGCCCTGCCCTTCGTCCTCATCCTCACAGTGCCCCTGCGCCACTTCCTGCTGCCAATGATCTTCAGGAATCTGGAGCTCCAGTGT CTGGATGCTGACGATGCCAAGGCGATCTTTGATGAGGAGGAAGGTCAGGATGAATACGACGAGGCGACCATGGCCGTGTAA